Proteins found in one Arthrobacter pascens genomic segment:
- a CDS encoding Flp family type IVb pilin, producing the protein MLSLYTNVSARLHRDEKGATAVEYGIMVALIAVVIIAAVTLLGGSMKETFIKAQCSVSGKAFVPAVAAVPADAAGAGAVAAVDAKCAA; encoded by the coding sequence ATGCTTTCTCTCTACACGAACGTCTCTGCCCGCCTTCACCGCGATGAAAAGGGTGCGACCGCCGTCGAATACGGCATCATGGTCGCCCTCATCGCCGTCGTCATCATTGCCGCTGTCACGCTGCTGGGTGGCAGCATGAAAGAGACCTTCATCAAGGCTCAGTGCTCCGTCTCCGGTAAAGCATTTGTTCCCGCTGTGGCCGCTGTCCCCGCTGACGCCGCTGGAGCTGGGGCTGTCGCTGCGGTTGACGCCAAATGCGCGGCTTAA
- the cpaB gene encoding Flp pilus assembly protein CpaB gives MKSRLVAGIAAIVLAIVGAMLVMSYAQGADQRAVKNLEPVAVLVVKTAIPAGTPVESMAASLATEQLPAAAVTDSSLKSLDASTGKVAAVDLVPGEQLVAERLIAPDELKTQGSVEVPAGLQEVSFQLEPDRVVGGRLAPGDHVGIFVSMDTGGLEAKADKETTKLTVRKALVTAVQRAPVATPKAAPAPTASADPNAADPQDTTLPTGSLMLTVAVTDVDAAKIVFAAEYAKMWLSKEPIDATDSGPRIIQRSEVYK, from the coding sequence GTGAAGTCACGCCTAGTAGCCGGGATCGCGGCCATCGTCCTCGCCATCGTCGGCGCCATGTTGGTTATGTCTTATGCCCAGGGCGCGGACCAGCGGGCCGTTAAGAACCTCGAGCCCGTGGCGGTCCTGGTTGTGAAGACGGCCATTCCCGCAGGCACTCCGGTGGAATCCATGGCGGCCTCGTTGGCAACGGAGCAACTTCCGGCAGCAGCAGTGACTGACTCGTCCCTCAAGTCCCTTGACGCCTCAACGGGCAAGGTGGCTGCCGTGGACCTCGTACCAGGCGAACAGCTTGTGGCCGAGCGCCTGATCGCTCCAGATGAACTCAAAACGCAAGGATCGGTGGAAGTTCCGGCCGGCCTGCAGGAAGTCTCCTTCCAGCTTGAACCGGACCGCGTGGTTGGTGGCCGGCTAGCCCCCGGCGACCATGTGGGCATCTTCGTGTCCATGGACACAGGTGGCCTGGAGGCCAAGGCCGACAAGGAAACCACCAAGCTGACCGTCCGCAAGGCACTCGTCACGGCCGTCCAGCGGGCGCCCGTAGCAACGCCAAAAGCCGCCCCCGCGCCGACGGCGAGCGCTGACCCTAACGCAGCCGACCCGCAGGACACCACCCTGCCAACGGGTTCCCTCATGCTGACTGTTGCCGTCACTGATGTTGACGCAGCCAAGATCGTCTTCGCCGCGGAGTACGCCAAAATGTGGCTCAGCAAGGAACCCATCGACGCCACTGACAGCGGCCCCCGGATCATTCAGCGGAGCGAGGTCTACAAGTGA
- a CDS encoding TadE/TadG family type IV pilus assembly protein has protein sequence MWRTSERGAVAVEFALLAPILIMLFLGIMEFGRAYNVQMSLTNAARESVRSMAISNSAIPVSEKKAAALAAANKAITFGATLTAANIDFNPSSCPVTPGAAVPQISVVVHYTLPTITGIAGPFAMTGKGTMLCGG, from the coding sequence ATGTGGCGAACATCCGAACGCGGCGCTGTCGCGGTTGAGTTCGCGCTTTTGGCACCTATCCTCATCATGCTGTTCTTAGGCATCATGGAGTTCGGTCGCGCCTACAACGTGCAGATGTCACTTACGAATGCAGCGCGTGAGTCCGTCCGTTCCATGGCGATCAGCAATAGCGCGATACCTGTCAGCGAGAAGAAGGCCGCCGCGCTTGCGGCAGCAAACAAAGCAATTACTTTCGGTGCCACGCTTACAGCAGCAAATATTGATTTTAATCCATCAAGTTGCCCTGTTACCCCCGGTGCAGCAGTCCCGCAAATCTCAGTTGTTGTTCACTACACGCTTCCCACCATAACCGGAATCGCAGGCCCGTTCGCCATGACAGGGAAGGGAACCATGCTGTGCGGCGGATAG
- a CDS encoding TadE/TadG family type IV pilus assembly protein codes for MRRIAEPTDRERGGTAVIVAILMVVLLGFAAISIDVAKLYSERAQLQNGADAAALMVAQKCAKDKADTNCSEISPLAADFANLNSVDGLSNMKSIDLDKDNGTVRVTTGAKEAGGATNSVSLFFAGVLGIPSAEVSATSSVQWGTPSKGPVILPLAIAACKFNLDAAAGVGSEQVLELAVNGCGGIPGGFGWLKDSRDGETDGECGITVTVGTADHEGTWVYSDPGASMPSVCTADDLSKMNNQTVLLPLYAVAAGTGSGGEYYIKGFAAFHVTAYHFASASWQISGGQICNKCLRGHFVEYVSLSKALELGNTPDYGTSVVRLTIGEP; via the coding sequence GTGCGGCGGATAGCAGAACCAACCGATAGGGAACGCGGCGGGACCGCCGTCATCGTCGCCATACTCATGGTGGTGCTGCTCGGTTTCGCGGCCATCTCCATTGACGTCGCCAAGCTCTACTCCGAACGCGCGCAACTGCAAAACGGCGCAGACGCAGCGGCCTTGATGGTGGCCCAGAAATGCGCCAAGGATAAGGCGGATACGAACTGCTCCGAAATATCTCCGCTGGCTGCAGACTTCGCCAATTTGAATTCGGTGGATGGGCTGAGCAACATGAAGTCCATCGACCTCGACAAGGATAACGGCACGGTCCGGGTGACAACAGGTGCGAAAGAAGCCGGCGGCGCCACGAACAGCGTCTCGCTTTTCTTCGCGGGTGTCCTCGGCATCCCCAGCGCCGAGGTATCAGCCACTTCGAGCGTTCAGTGGGGCACACCGTCAAAGGGCCCCGTGATCCTGCCGCTGGCAATTGCTGCATGCAAGTTCAACCTGGATGCTGCAGCCGGCGTGGGAAGCGAGCAAGTGCTTGAGTTGGCAGTCAACGGCTGCGGGGGAATTCCAGGCGGATTTGGTTGGCTGAAGGATTCAAGGGATGGCGAAACGGATGGCGAATGCGGCATCACTGTGACCGTCGGCACTGCCGACCATGAAGGAACCTGGGTTTACAGCGATCCCGGTGCCAGCATGCCTTCCGTGTGCACCGCGGACGACCTAAGCAAGATGAACAATCAAACCGTGCTTCTGCCCCTCTACGCCGTCGCGGCAGGGACTGGCTCCGGGGGTGAATACTACATCAAGGGCTTCGCAGCCTTTCACGTAACCGCCTACCACTTTGCCAGCGCAAGTTGGCAAATATCCGGCGGCCAGATTTGCAACAAATGCCTTCGCGGGCATTTCGTGGAGTACGTCTCGCTGAGCAAAGCCCTTGAACTCGGCAACACCCCCGACTACGGGACGTCTGTAGTCCGCCTCACAATTGGAGAACCCTGA